The Populus alba chromosome 4, ASM523922v2, whole genome shotgun sequence genome contains a region encoding:
- the LOC118031133 gene encoding phosphoribosylamine--glycine ligase has translation MSCATLNLPPSLKLLNSCFQPSNKKSCFFSSSFSSVSFVGPLISNGNKSSWDSCHVIKGLRSFPIVFKCVAQKSELSVSVGAGSNIASEKRLVVLVIGGGGREHALCYALQRSPSCDAVFCAPGNAGISNSGNATCIPELDISDSSAVISFCRKWGVGLVVVGPEAPLVSGLANNLVKAGIPTFGPSAEAAALEGSKNFMKNLCEKYKIPTAKYQTFTDPSSAKQYIEDQGAPIVIKADGLAAGKGVIVAMTLEEAYEAVDSMLVKSVFGSAGCCIVVEEFLEGEEASFFALVDGENAIPLESAQDHKRVGDGDTGPNTGGMGAYSPAPVLTKELQSVVMQTIIHPTVKGMAAEGCKFVGVLYAGLMIEKKTGLPKLIEYNVRFGDPECQVLMVRLESDLAQVLLAASRGELSGVSLKWSPGSAMVVVMASKGYPGSYEKGTVIRNLEEAENVAPTVKVFHAGTALNSDGNFIATGGRVLGVTATGRDLEEARDRAYQAVEEINWPGGFYRRDIGWRALPQKQLAPKK, from the exons ATGTCTTGTGCTACCTTAAACCTACCACCTTCTCTCAAGCTTCTCAATAGCTGCTTTCAGCCTTCAAACAAGAAATCTTGTTTCTTCAGCAGCTCGTTTTCTTCGGTAAGCTTTGTGGGACCCTTGATTTCCAATGGTAACAAAAGCTCTTGGGACTCATGCCATGTAATTAAGGGCTTAAGATCGTTTCCCATCGTCTTCAAATGTGTTGCTCAGAAATCAGAGCTGTCGGTTTCAGTTGGTGCTGGCAGCAATATTGCTTCTG AAAAGAGGTTGGTTGTGTTGGTTATTGGTGGAGGGGGGAGAGAACATGCACTTTGCTATGCCTTGCAGCGATCTCCCTCCTGTGATGCAGTCTTCTGTGCTCCTGGCAATGCAGGGATTTCTAACTCTGGAAATGCCACCTGTATTCCAGAGCTTGACATCTCTGATAGCTCAGCAGTGATCTCCTTTTGCCGCAAATGGGGTGTTGGACTGGTTGTTGTGGGACCAGAGGCACCTTTGGTTTCTGGCCTTGCAAATAATTTAGTAAAAGCTGGAATCCCTACTTTTGGGCCATCAGCAGAAGCAGCTGCTTTAGAAGGTTCAAAGAACTTCATGAAAAATTTGTgcgaaaaatataaaattcctACTGCTAAG TACCAAACATTTACAGATCCATCTTCTGCAAAGCAATACATTGAGGACCAGGGAGCACCTATTGTCATAAAAGCAGATGGCTTGGCTGCTGGAAAAGGAGTTATTGTTGCCATGACACTAGAGGAGGCATATGAAGCTGTTGATTCAATGCTCGTGAAGAGTGTTTTTGGTTCTGCAGGTTGTTGCATAGTTGTTGAAGAATTTCTGGAAGGAGAAGAAGCGTCTTTCTTTGCCCTGGTGGATGGAGAGAATGCTATTCCTCTAGAATCTGCTCAGGACCATAAAAGAGTTGGTGATGGAGACACAGGTCCCAATACTGGTGGGATGGGGGCATACTCTCCAGCACCAGTATTGACAAAAGAACTTCAGTCAGTAGTCATGCAAACTATAATTCACCCAACAGTCAAGGGAATGGCAGCTGAGGGTTGCAAGTTTGTAGGTGTTTTGTATGCTGGGCTGATGATTGAGAAGAAGACTGGCTTACCTAAGCTAATTGAGTACAATGTACGCTTTGGCGACCCTGAGTGTCAG GTGTTGATGGTTCGCTTGGAATCGGATCTAGCACAAGTCCTGCTTGCAGCTAGTAGAGGAGAGCTAAGTGGAGTGTCCCTGAAATGGTCTCCAGGGTCTGCCATGGTGGTGGTTATGGCAAGCAAGGGGTACCCTGGGTCCTATGAAAAGGGGACTGTGATTCGAAACCTTGAGGAGGCCGAGAATGTTGCTCCAACAGTTAAGGTATTTCATGCCGGAACAGCTTTGAACTCAGACGGCAACTTCATTGCTACTGGGGGCCGAGTTCTTGGGGTCACTGCTACTGGAAGAGATCTTGAAGAGGCCCGGGACAGAGCTTATCAGGCAGTTGAGGAAATCAACTGGCCAGGAGGGTTCTACCGGCGAGATATTGGGTGGAGAGCGCTTCCTCAAAAGCAATTGGCTCCAAAGAAATAA